ATTAGGCGCTATACTATATAGTGTAGCGTCGAGAGTCTAGGCGCTACACTAACAGCTATACAAGGGACAAAGCAAAACCTTGTACCGACGCACTACACGCAACCGACGGATCACCAAACCACGTGCGTGCATGCGTGGCCACAGCCTCGTAGGGCCTACAGCAACGTACTGCATGCATGAGCGTCGTGTGCTTGTTTGGATCTTTCGTGCTGCTTAATGCGAATCTTTTTACTAATTAACTGGACATCAGTGTAGCGCCTAggtgctaggcgctgcactgtatagtgtagCGTCTAGCCCTCAGGCGTTGCACATTAACTTAGAATTTTCAGGCAGTTTAGGTTTGGACGCTGGTTAGGTGTATAGCGTCTGTCAGTCAGGTGTTGCACTGTGTAGTGTGATGCCTTATTGTTGGGCGCTACATGAAAGGGTCAGTGGAGTGAAATTTTTTTCAAGAACAGTTTATTTTGTGAATTCTTTTTGTCTACAGGtcaaatttatcatttttgccGTAATTTCATGAGTTTTGGTATTGCAATGCCATCTGTAGACTTGGTAAAGCAGCAGAAAGACATAGACTGAGGAGTCGGAGGCGATGGAACGGATCTAGTCGAAGCGCCCGTCGGTGTCGATGAAGCGCTTGAGCGCGCGCATGAGCTCCGCAGACGCGGCGGACCATGGGTCGATGGTGAAGAAGCCGTGCTGCTGCCCCTCGAACTCCCTCACCCCCACCGGCTTCCCCATCGCCCGCAGCCTCGCGGCGTAGTCCACGGCCCTGTCACGGAGGATGTCGCGGCCTCCGACCACCACCAGCGTCGGGGCCAGCTCCACCGCCTCCAGCGCCGGGCTGTCCGGCCCGAACGGGTTGGAGGCCGGGTGGTCGACCGTGGCGCCGGGAGGCAGCGAGAGGCGCCAGTAGCGGTCGTTGAGCGGGCGGTTGAGGAACGCGTCGTCGGGGCACTCCGCCTCGGACCTCGTCCGTTCCGTGCCGCCGAAGAAGGGCATGAGTTGGACGTAGCCCCTGACGCGTACGTTGCCCAGCTCAGAGCGCCCGGCCGCGGAGCCGAAACGCACGGCCAGGTGGTGGGCAATGGTGCCTCCCGCGGAGTCACCAGAGATAAACACCCGAGTAAAGTCGGCGGCCTCGGTCAGCCATGTGTCGCCGGCGGGGCCGGCCTGCGAAGCAAACCAGAGGAGGGCGGCGGCGCCGTCGTCGATGGCCGCGGGGAGGCGGTTCTCGGGGGCGAGGCGGTAGTCCGGGGCGACCACGACGGCGCCGAGctcggcggcgaggcggaggcagTAGTTCTGGCAGTTGGGCCAGGTGCGCGAGCCGATGCAGAAGCCGCCGCCGTGGTAGTAGAAGAAGACCGGTAGGAGCTGGTTCCGCTGGCGCGGCCTGTAGAGCCGGAGTCCCAGCCCGCGGGGCGCGTCGAACTCGGCGTCCTTCCACTCCACGGTGCCGTCGTCCCGCACCGGCGTGGCGAAGCTCGGCCCATCCCTGCGCACCACGGCCCCGTCGCTGTACACCAACAGCACGCCCCGGCAGTCGTCCACGACGACGGGCGCGGCAGAGTCCTCGGAAGCCATTATAGCAGTGAACCGTGGTGAGATGGGACTTGCCAGGTGCGAGGTGATGATATAGACCCGGTTCAGTGGAGTACGCGACGTGTGCGCTGCACCAGGTGGAGTTGTGTGTTTGTCGTCGTCATCTCGGCCGGCCGTGCTGGTGCAGGCCATCGCCGGGGTCCGGCGGCCGGCACTAGGGGACAAGGCTTTGCCGTCACGCAATAAATACAGCGTCCATAGGTGGAGCTTGTAATACAAGTATTCCCTCAATTCACATATACTCCTACAAGATGTTGTAACTTTTTGAATTAGATGTACACGTTTCATTTCAGTTTGTGTTTGGTACATATTCGAAATATCCAAAGCATCtcatatttatgaacggagggaatATATGACTGTTACAAGAAGAGTATAGAGCAAGAACGCTATTTTGTGAAACCAGGATGTAAACCACTCCCTCGTGTTTTGGAGGTATGTTAATATGTGAAGCAGGCCCAGTAAACGGTGCCATGCATGTATACTACTATTGGTACAAATAACACCAAGAGATAACAACGTCCTGGTCCTTTTATTCAgtatggccgggccgggccgggtacTGTAAGTTGTAACTTGTAACTCATGAAGTATGTGTTGGTGTCCTCGGGTAAGGCTGTAACAGATCCAAATGTTTCATGGACGCATTCAGTGGCGGCACCACGACAAACTTGAACAACCGAACCCACTGCCATGGAATCAGGCACTTGCTTGGTCAGATGCAGACGTGGGGTGGGATGAGCTTTCCTGGATTCATGATGTTGTTGGGATCCAGCGCGGCCTTTATCCTTTTCATCGTCCTCAGTGACTCCATCCCCAGCTCCTTCTCCAGGTACTGCCAATGCACACACCAAAGCACTTGTCACTTGTCACACTCATGGGTGCTGACTTGTTGATGACTCATGTGGAAATTCGAAACAAATCACGGCCTTGATAAGATAAAGAGGTCATAGGTCACCTGCCTTCATTTTCCCTGTGCCAACACCATGCTCTCCTGTGCATGTACCTTCCATGGACAGAGCAGTATGAACCATGAAATGGTTTAGTCTCTCTGCTTCCCTTCGCTCTTCCTCCTGGCTTGGATCAAATAGGATAATTGTGTGGAAATTTCCGTCACCGGCATGGGCGATAACCAAACTGAAAACATGCACAAGTCAGAGAGAAGGTCCTCCTGGATAATTAAAAGGATAGCATACTGTACTGTCATGCTGGAGCTGCGGTAAGAATCGCATGCTACTTCATCAAGAGTTCGAATTTTCAAACTGCCCTGCTCTCCTATAAATACAAATCTAATACAAAAGAGATGGCCATGGCTTTCCTAGCTACAACAGATAACAAAGTGGGAAAAACCTAGGTACTGCGTAAGGGAGAATATGTACCAAGTCAATGGTGACGCATCAAGTAGTTGCTTAGATACAGATATGCATTCTGCAAGTCTAGACAATGGAACACAAACGTCCTGCATGAACAACAATTGGGGCGGCATTAGAATTTACAAGACTTGATGCAGTTCATCCACTGAAAACCGACAGATAATAAGGCTACAATAATCATAATGACCATTGGCCGATCTCTGTGAGCAGATGAGATTAAAAAAATTATGAAGCTGACAAGATCTGCATTTACCACCAAGGGACAAAAAAGCCATATGTTGATTCAAACAAAGAGAAGAGAGCGGCGCCAGTTACCCTTTAGGCCTTTACATAACTGATAAGATATTCCGTTGCTATTCGCTAAGTACCCTATACTTGAATGTGAACTAAAATTGGATCACATTCCATATTTTTGCCAAATGATGGTTACATTGGGGCATGTTGACAAATGCCAAGATTCACAACTAAGGAGGTAAACATAATGGTATATGATGCATGCCACTAGAGACTAGCTATCTCTAACCAACCAAAAAGGTGATGATTATAGTGATATCAAATACTGAGCAAGCAATCAAACCGTTATCATAGCTTCATGATCAGGTTTCATGGCAAACCCAGCCCAAAGTGCCTCCTTCCTGATCTGCACATAGAGGAAAATGCCATTAAAATATGCTTCAAGACCAAATATCCTATATATCACAGTACTACTATTCTCCAGAAACCAGGGAACATAATGTCGTACTGTATGACACTGGTATTGCATGGCCTGTGCACAATCATGCGGCACAACGAAACATCTGTAGATTAGCTCTACAAGTTCAGATGACTGACCTTCCACAGTTCCTCTTTAGCATTCGGCTCCTCCACAAAAACAAAATCAGAACCATGGTGCTCTGCAGCAATCTTTTGAACCAACAGTGTTTGTTCAAGTGCATATGCTTCTGAATAGTTGCAATGGAAAGAGATTAACAAAGAAAAGGAAGATCAGCCAGTTCTTGATGTGTAAGCTGAAGGAATGTTTGCAGCTTAAGAAGAGCTTTTAAGTGACTTGTCCAAGCAAGTGAACAACCAACAGAAGACAATAGTAAATTACTGAATATGTGTTAATTACATCCCCAAGATAAGGAACAGCTGTAGACCACAAGCATGAGCTATGGTATCACTTCTGAAAATTGTCTAGAGTCTACTAAAAAGTAGTGTGCACAAAGTGAATTTAGTTTTAATAGAGAGATCGCAAGAGGTATATGTACACCAGAAAgtagaaactactccctccgtcccataatataagatgctaTTACAACCAATATATGAGTACAttggttgtaataacatcttatattataggacagagggagtatatgctaAGTTATAACCTAGAATACAAAAACAATATATTGATGGTATAGTAGATAGTGTCATTCTTTACCCGTTATTGTCAATCACACAACATCAAATTCACAAACTATTAGTATTATAGATACAAAATTAAGACCATGGAAATGAATCTGTCAGTTATGTCAATATGCCTGCAAAATCTAAGCAATTTTTATGTTTATGTTCCTCTTTGTAGTATTATCTTCTTTTTAATGTAGTGAAATCTTCTTGGGGTGTGTATTTGGGTGGTTGCATGCATAAAACTTCGCAGTTTGAACCGTTGTGGCAACTTGCATAATTCCTTGTACATATCATGTGACTCTGATCATCAATCTAGATACTGATTTAAGGAATGTGCACATATTTCAAATTTATCTAGATTGTACTACTAGAACTCAGGACTGCCACCATAGATGCATAATACAATATAAATGGCATAAAAGTGCAAGTTAGGTTACCTGTCCCTATGAATTCAAACATCAAGGTCGGCACTTCAGGCAAGCTTTTACCGTTTGCCATGTTTATTGCCCTTATCTGAACCTCATCTAACAATTCCACTCTCGAGACCTAATCAAGCAGAAAAAGATAGTATCAGTAACTAACTAGCCAACAAGTAACAACAACCTTACTAAATTTTGGTTACCCACTGATACATCTCAACAAATGTAACTTCTACTCAAGCACTTCAACTGAAGTCAAGCTAACACCCACAATAGTCCACAAAAAACATCGAACACCACCATTGACGGCCACTTAATGTGCAACGGACAAATTATGTCACATGAACaaattgttagaataaatccgaggcataccatcgatcatccgaggaccaagcaatcacacgagcacgacaccgaaatttgttaacgaggttcaccgatatggctacatccccggggcctgactatgggcgctcctccccatgcaccgctacaataccgcacccggtcgccctggacgccggcacatgccgccggcttcccctgcgttcctgtgctattatgttggcataggttacatcgtgtgtctaccctcgctatatatgaggcctaggatacaagtgtcctactaggacatgaCTCCATGtcttatctaaacacaatacaactacaagtccaccTGTAACCTACTTTGTatactatattcgacacaactctaacaaactccaccttggcgaatattctccaccaccttgaattcgtccatgtgtcaaactttcatgtacattggacttgagcttatcccatgagcaccgctgctacttcaaagactccatatgactccacctgcaacttgtagtcccttcttttcttgaccacagtcaacactcgagcaaaattaagttccttgttactctagagtttgtgctcccaacttctagAGTATCCATCGAATGCCATCACGCACTGATCACTAACCTGCATGAAAGTGAACAACTAACATATTGAGTGTCACACATAaaagttacctgaactcaacatcaccacccttccttgaccgtctgtctgaaacttgaaagaatttcaccgttgcttgtagtcatcccgagtcaaattcacagttgtctcaccacatgcaTGACCACAAGAGCCCTGACCCGTCTCCATGTCCCATGCATACCGCATGTCACGCCGCTATTACCACGTCGAGCCTCTGCCCGGTCGAGTCTCAAAGGTCACGAACCCACACTGCTCAACCCCCACTGCAAAGTACCATcaatcatcaccgaccgatgacgagtttcacgcttccatcagaccactgggctccagtccgaaccaCACGTCACCCACTTTTTCCCGTtgaaataggcttcgattctctggaggtgaacattgagctccatgggagtctcaacaatgcgctcatCGGTAAGAGCAGCACGAGTAAGAAGATCATgtatatacttttcctgggatataaaaaagccatcagaggtagaagagacttcaatcccaagaaagtagcgaagaggtccaagatcggACATAAGAAAccgctcactaagacgggcctttacaaaggcaatatactcggggtcgtcgccagtgatgatcatgtcatcaacatagagaagaagaagagtccgaccacgtggagaaaggtggacaaacaatgctggatcatgagcactcgctgaaaaaccagcggcggttaccacagaggcaaaacgctcaaaccaggcacggggggcttgcttaaggccatagagagagcgacgaagacggcataccatgccatcaggaacagaatacccaggtggtggctgcatgtatacctcctcacgcaactcaccgTTAAGAaaagcattcttaacatcaagctgagatacagaccagtggcgtgcagaagccacggcaagaagtgtacgaatagtggtcatatgggccacaggagcaaaagtctcgtcgtaatcacgaccatgctcctgctgaaaaccacgagccacaagacgagctttgtaacgctcaagagaaccatcggagcgagtcttaaccttatagacccacttacaagtgatgggacggacacctggaggaagagaaacaagatcccatgtaccagtgcgttcaagagcagcaatctcctctgccatcgcaaactaccattcaggatgaacaacagcctgacgacaagaagtcggctcaagaacagcagcactaGCGGTTGAAAAACCAAGGCGATCAACAGGCGAAAGCGGACGAGGACGCAAGCCATAGGTAGGCTGAGATGAGAAGAACGGGACATCAGCAGACGCATCCACATTacgtgaacgacgagtgtaataCTGAGGAAAAGATGAAAGAATACGAGGAGAAATAGCCGAGGTAGAATCAGGAGGTGGAGACGAAGAAATCACCGGGGATGAAGGTGCAGAATCCGGTGACATGCGAGGTGAGGAAATCGTGGGAGATGGTGGCGATAAATCGGCAAGATCTGGAGAAGTAGAGTGAGCAGGACGGAGAGACAAGGGCTCAACTGGAGTGATAGGTGTGTCaagaaaagtgaggaaagagatatcctccactgaaaaggtcgaggaagatggacgcgggtagaagggacgagactcatcaaaagtcacatcacgagaaatacgcatccgacgaccgatgggatcccaacaacgatagcccttatgctcatcactatagcctaagaaaacacactcaacagactgagcggtcagtttggtgcgttcgcgaggggcaagaagaacatagcaaacacaaccaaacaagcgaagcatcgaataatcagGAGAATGATCAAAGAGACGctcgaaaggaacaccaccctggagagcagcggacggctgaaggttgatgagataggtggaggtgaagatagcctcggcccaaaaatgaggTGGAAGAGAAGCGGCGATCATCaacgcacgagccgtctcaagaaggtggcgatgctttcgctcagccacgccattctgagcatgagcaccaggacaagagaactgaggAAGAGTGCCCtgctcagcaagaacaccacgcaacatcttggAAATATACTCGCCAGCGAAGTCAGCACGGAACACACAAATAGGCGAagagaactgagtgtgaaccatggcagcaaaacgcttatagatGGAAAGAACCTCACTGCGAGAAGTCATAAAATAAAGCCAagtgtaacgagagaaatcatctataaaaATAATATAGTATCGATGGCCCCCTTTCAAAGCGAAGGgtgccggaccccatacatcagaatggactaaatcaaaaggacgctgagacaccgactcactagtaggataaggtaactgaatCTGTTTGTCGAGTctacaaccctgacactctaaagagacatctcctgagacagaccccagaagacctcgacgaactaatGACGACAAGCGAGACCCACaaagatgaccaagtcgatgatgccactgctggaaggagccGGTAGCTGAAGCGACAGAAGCGGATGGACTGGCGatagtggtggcagcggaaggaacatgaagccagtctagctcccaaagaccctgagagtcacagcggcgagggccagccccaatcAAAGTGTGCGTTCGACGATCCTGAACGgaacaagagtcaacgtcaaggatgacgcgacaaccagaatcagtaagttgaccagcagaaaaaagattcatggtaagtcgaggaacatgagcaacatcaggaacagagtAAGAAGGTGTGATAAGAGTGCCTCGACTAGCAACAGAAAgaggagtaccatcagcagtgagtACATGAATAGGAAAATCAAGCGATTTAAGAGAGGACAAATgtgaagaatgagaagacatatgaaaagaagctccggAGTCCAGAACCCACGAGGATGTACCTAACTGTGTAGAGGGTGGTTGCTCGGTGCGGGAAGCATCAGCCACAGAAGCTGCAGTACCCGTCGAAGGAGAACCAGAAGCAGTAAGCAGACGCTTAAGTCGCggaatatcctgctcagtcaaggCGGTGGCTGAAGATGTCGAAGTAGAAGAAGAAGTCCCTGAAGCTGATGATCGCGCCTTACGCAGGTGTTTCTTCTTCTGGAAGCACTGATACTCAACATGACCATCCATATTGCAGTAGCCGCAGTGAGGACGAGACCGACCCTGGCCGCCCGTAGGAGTAGGTAAGAGCGGAGGAGCACTGGAGCGGGATGGGGTCGGTGCAGCAGGCGACATAATAGGAACTCGAGcagcgagcacagagggaacctcaaGTAGACCAGCACCACGTAGGCGAGTCTCCTCGGCACAAATCTCAGAAAGCGCTTCCATGAGGGAGATACgaccacgagcaaacaactgagcacgccggggctcaaactccttacgaaGCCGAGATAAGAACTCGTAGACACGATGAAACTCCAAATCAGCCCGCACAGCCTGGCAACACTGACAAGTACGACAACCAGCAgtgcggagagaatcaagctgacgccagatagcagaactctgtgcatagaaATCGTCAACACTGGAGTCACCCTGCTAAAGAGCATGTTCCTGCCGGACCACAGACAaatataaggcatcaccagagggctgatagcgctgacgaaGACGGGTCCACATCTCAGATACGGTAGGGAGCCCCAAGTACTCAGaggcaaactgaggcagaacactagcagtgagaacagtTGCGGCACGGGCATCCTGATCAagccactgagtgtaagcagaaaGAGCCTCATATGAagtctgaagagcctcctcataagtcGAAACCTGCTCATCATAAGCATGTATGGCAGTGTCATCTGCAAGCTTAGCTGCATCCTTTGCAACTTGATCAGCATCGGCAGCAATAACCGGTGGCGTCGGCGGAGTAGGGGGCACAGGTGCAACCGAACAAGGCGGACAAcggacctcgccagaaagaacgcCCCAAAGACGAATGCCACGCATATGAATGCGCATGAAACCAACAAACTCCATGTAGTTAGTGCCATcaaagatcaccggacagcgaggaACTGCGACATAGCCTGACGGTGTAGACATTTTTTTTTCGTCAACAAGTAGGCGACAGCAGCTTTCGGTCGTGAGGTAGCGTACGAAGACACAACCAGCAACAGAACGACGGAGATCAGCGGCAGAATCCGGCAAGGGCGGCGAAAATCGGTAGCTGGTGGCCGCCGCTCCAGAGCAGAAGGCGATCCAGAGGGTTGGTGGCAGGGCGATCTGGTGGCTGGAGCGAACCAGGAGTGCACGAGCGCGATCGATCCAGAGGGTTGGTGGCGGGGCGATCTGGTGACTGGAGCGATCGATCGGGAGAGGCCCGGGCGAGCACGATCGGGAGAGGCCCGACTGCGGGGCGATGGCGACCAGAGGCCCAAGGCCCGACTGCGGGGCGGGGCAGAGCGATCGGTTCGATCGGGAGACCTGGTGAGGGAACGGAAGACGGCGGCTCAACGCGATCGGATCGATCGGGAGGGACAGAGGAAGACCGCGGGGCGAGGCGGGCAGATGAAAACCC
The window above is part of the Triticum aestivum cultivar Chinese Spring chromosome 2A, IWGSC CS RefSeq v2.1, whole genome shotgun sequence genome. Proteins encoded here:
- the LOC123188684 gene encoding probable carboxylesterase 15, whose product is MACTSTAGRDDDDKHTTPPGAAHTSRTPLNRVYIITSHLASPISPRFTAIMASEDSAAPVVVDDCRGVLLVYSDGAVVRRDGPSFATPVRDDGTVEWKDAEFDAPRGLGLRLYRPRQRNQLLPVFFYYHGGGFCIGSRTWPNCQNYCLRLAAELGAVVVAPDYRLAPENRLPAAIDDGAAALLWFASQAGPAGDTWLTEAADFTRVFISGDSAGGTIAHHLAVRFGSAAGRSELGNVRVRGYVQLMPFFGGTERTRSEAECPDDAFLNRPLNDRYWRLSLPPGATVDHPASNPFGPDSPALEAVELAPTLVVVGGRDILRDRAVDYAARLRAMGKPVGVREFEGQQHGFFTIDPWSAASAELMRALKRFIDTDGRFD